From the genome of Pirellulales bacterium:
TTGCCGGCGCCAGTGCTGGAGCCGGTGGCGTTATTCGTGAACGGCCGGCTGGGCAGGCCCGGTATGCCGCGCTGGCTGTTGCCGGCAGCCGCGGCGTTGAAGCCGCCTAAAAATGCATCGCCCCCGTCAGGCGCCAGCACGGAAGTGTTGGTGGTGAAGTAATGGAATGCCGGCAATTGGACGACGACGGGGGTTTGGGCCAGCGCCGCACTGGCGCAGCAGTGGGTGATCGCAAATCCCAGGATCATGCCCAATGCTGACCGACTGCGGCTTGCAATAAAAAAGCACTTCATCTCGGCGATATCCTGAACACAAACAGCGGCCTTCGGCGATCTACGGGAATTTTAGGTGGTGGGACAATTTGAAATTCCGACAGCCGCTTTTCCCGACTGACACAGTCGGGCTATGTTCAAATTGGCCCACTACCGAATTCTACCGCTTGGCAACCCGGAAAGACAATCTTTTTGCAGACGCACGGTTAGCTAGCGTGTGCCTGTCCAGAGCGAATCGACGGTGTCGGTGCTGACGCTGGTGGCATCGCGGCTGGGGTCGATGGCTACTTCCAAAGCAGCCAGATCGGTGCGAATCAACTGCAAGATATAATAGGACAACAACGTCACTCCCAAGCCGATGATGGCCAGTGCCCCCATCCAAATTTTCTGTGAATCTTCCTTTAATCCGGAAACTGCCAGCAAACCAACGGCGCAAAAGGGGGCGGCAAGAGTCAAATATAAGCCCCACCCACAACGGCGTCCGACGCGCTCCAAATGGTCCACTTCGCTCGGATTGGTTTGTTCGGGCCGCACCAGCACGGGGTAAAAGGCTCGGACGAACATGAAGGTGAGCAGATAGAACGTGAGCGTGGAGGAAATCCAACCGCAAACGATTTGTGAGGCCAAAAAATTTCGATATTGATCGAAGCCAATGCCTTCGATGTCGCCGAAGTGTAAATGCTGCCAGGCGGGAAATACGATGCCGGAAATCACCCACAGCGCCATTCCGACCCAGGCCGCCGAATCGCCCACCCACAAGGCCCGGCGGCGTAAGCGACTATGTTCTTCCGGCGGAATTTGTTTTCCAGAACCGACGCGGCCCACGGCAATCAGCACCGGCCAGGCAACATAAAAGACCAGCAGCACGGCAATCGGGAACGAAACAGCGTTGACCACGGGCACTTCGACATCCCAAAAGAAATCGTGAATGGCTGTGTTCGAGGGGGAGTCTGGGAGCGGAATGAATTCGATGGAATTGAACCGCAGATTCAGCCCGCTGAAAATCACGCTGGGCATTAGCCCGACGCACACGAAAAACCAAAACGGCCAGCGGCGCAAGCGTTGGCGGAGCGAGCCGGGACTGGGACGCAACAGTCGTTGCACGCGGGGCTTGAGGCACAGTTCCAATTGACGCTGCAGAAGGCCGGCCGAGGCGGGCCGATCTTTCACATTCGGTGATAGACAAGCGGTGAGGACCGATTGCAGGCCGGGGGGCAGATCGGGGGGCAACGTGGCCAGGGTGACGGCGGTAAGGCCGGCCTGGCGGCGCTGGGTTAAGCGGGCGAGGAGTTTGGGCGTGTCGTTGATGCAATCTTCCGGACGATCGTCGACAAATGGCCGGCTGCCGGTCAGCATTTCCCACAACACGACGCCGAGCGAATAGACGTCGCTGCGACCGTCGAGTTCATCGGGCTTGCGATCATGGTCGGGGTTGTAGGCTTCGATTTGCTCCGGCGACATGTAAGCGGGCGAACCACCGAAGAAAGCCGCGGCCGTGGCCCCTTCCAATTTTGAGCCGTAGCTGACGTTGAAATCGACCAGCTTGGGCGCGCCGTCGGCGGCCAGCAGCACGTTGGCCGGCTTCACATCGCGGTGCAGCACGCCGCGTTGATGGGCGTACTCCAGCGCCGCGGCCAACCGCGCCCCGAGCCAACACACGGCCTCCGGCCAGGTCATGGCGTTCATGCGCCGCCGCGCGCCGGACTCGCTGGGGGGCGATTCGCCATGCCGCTCCAACGCTTGATCGATCGATTGCACCACCGTTTTGCCGCTGCGCAAGGCGGGCGCTTGTTGCCGGGCCAATTCCAGCACGTCTTGCAAGGTGCCGCCGGGAATGTGCTGCATGTACATCAGTTGCATGCGCTTATCAGGCAGCAAGCGCTGATCGTACACGCGGACAATGTGCGGATGATCCAGTTGTGCCAGTGTTTGCGGTTCCGCCCCTTTGTTGCGGGAAATTTTGAGCGCCACCAGTCGCTGCATGGAGCGTTGCCGAGCCAGAAACACCAGGCCGAACGAGCCCTTTCCCAAGCGGACCAGCAAATCGAAATCGTCAATTTGTTGGCCAACTTCAAAATCAGGATCGCGCGCCCCGGTCAGCAGCGTGGTGCTGGCGGTCCGATTTGGGTCGATGGCCAGCATGCGTTTCAACCGGTTGGCTTGCCGCGGGAAGCGGGTGTAATATTCGTCAGACCGGGGTGGATCGGCGGTTAGTCGCCGAACGCGATATTCTTCGCAAATCAATTCGCAGGGAATTTCGCCGGCGGAGGCCAGTTCGGGAAATTCCTCGACGTATTCTTCCACTTGCTTGGGCAGCTCGTGATGTTGCCAGCGATATTCCAGATCGATTTTGATCAATTCGATCAGCGTTAGGCTGCGCAGGGCCGGCGGTTCGGCGGGGAGGAATTGAGATAAATCGGGGGGCAAATCGTCCCCTTGCCAGGCGGCCAACAGCGCGTCGGCCCGTTCCACCAGGGCGTTCAAAGCCACGGTGGCGGGTTCCGCGGGCGGCAAGCTGGGACGCGAGCTTTCGATCATGGCGAAAGTCTGAAAATCACGGAGGGTGCGTTCAGCTCCGGCAATTCAGACCGGCGAAGCTGCCGGAACCCTTCTGTTTTAGCACACTTGCGGGCCCGATTCATGGTTAATTTTGCTAGCAGTGCCGCAGCGTGGGCGGAAACGGTTTGATCCGGCGATCCACGAGATCAATTTTGGCAGTCGCCGGCACTGAACCAATCACTGGACACGCGTTCACATCTTGTTACAATAATAGTGAACAAACAATCAGTATCAGGACTGTTCTGGGAATAGATTTTATGATTGCTCCAATTCGCACCTCGCCGAATGTCGCCGCCCGTAGGCCTTCCGGTCCGCACCATGTAGGGCAATTGTTGCCGCAAGTTTTAGCGCGATACGGCATTGTCCTGACGGCTGCCGAGCTGGCGGCTTTTCGCCCGGCGACGGGTAAAACTTCATTGACGGAAAAGGCTTTATCGCCAGAAAAAGCGACGTTGCCGCGGCGGTCGCGTCGCCAACCGTTGGAACGAGGCACGACGGCTCGTGACAGGAAAGTGCAACTGCCGCTGTTTTCGTCGTCTGAGCGTTCCTCGGTCAATGCGCTGGCGACACGGTAACCGCCACGCAATCATCATCACCCGGGCGACATCAGGAAAACTTCGGTTCGCGCTTTTCTAAGAATGCGGCCAAACCTTCGGCGGCGGCTTCGGTGGTGCGGGCGGTAGCGCTGACGGCGGCGCCGGCGGTCAGCAACGTGTTCAAGTTCTCACCAATAGTTTCGTTCAGCATGCGCTTGGTCAGCAGCATGGCCTCCGGCGCGCAGGCGGCAATTTCGCCGGACAGTTGATGGGCCCGGGGCCACAGTTTTTTACCCGGCATCAGTTCATGGTAAATGCCGATGCGAAACGCTTCTTCCGCGGAGATGAGTTGGGCGCTTAACAACAGATAGGCGGCGCGGCCTGCGCCCAAGCGAAACGTCAGCAGGGGTGCGATCAACCCGGCGGCGATGCCCCGCTTGGGTTCCGGCAGACCGAACTTGGCTTCCGGCGAGGCGAGCACAATATCGCAGGCCAACGCCAAGCCGGCGCCGCCGGCCACGGCGGGTCCGCCAACCGCGGCGACAACGGGCTTGGGCAAACGCAGAATAGCTTCCACCAAGTCGCGGTACAGGGCCGCATCGTCGCGCCACAATTCGTGGGCGTTGGGGGCCTGGGCGGTTTCCTGCATTTCGTTCAAATCCATGCCGGCGCAAAAAGCCGAGCCGCTGCCGGCAAGCACAATGGTTCGCACTCGGCGCTCGCAGCGCAGGTCTTCCAATCCTTGCATTAACTGAGCGATGAGGGCCCGAGTTAGCGCGTTGCGCTTGTCGGGCCGATTCAAAATCAGCGTGCCGGTATGCTCGTGAATGTGAACTTTAACTAGCGACGCGCCGTTGCTCATGAAATTTAGTGGTTAAGGGTTTTCGACGGAACGCATCTGCACTAACTGATTTTCCGGCGGTGCGGGGAGAGGCAAATCGAGAATTGCCGTGCCCAACAGTTTACCTTGGGTATCGATTCGCAAAGATTGACTCGCTCCGCCGGCCAGTACATTGTGCAATACAAAGTTTAACGCGCCGAGCTTGGGAAGTTCAAAGCGATCTACCTGCGTGACTTCCAAGCTGATGAAAAATTGGGCCACGCGATGGGCGGTCAGTTCGCGCTGTAAAAATGCGAAACCCATCGGTGTATAAGCCACGACGCCGATATTGGCATGGTTGCCCTTATCACCGCTGCGAGCATGCGCGATTTGACCAAGCTGTATGAACGCCATCGCTGACTCCTTCAAACCGCATTGCGCCATTGGTGTGCAACTTGAACGAATACGGTGGGCTGAACAAACCTTTTCGGTACGAGCGTGGGCCAATACGCGAACACCGGCCGAACTTGCGGACGGCCCGTGGCATAACCGGCCAAGCCCGGCGGCCCGCTGGTGATGAGCGGGGCAATTTCTTTGGCGAAGCGTTCGACGGCCTCGCGGCGGGAATCCCTGACCGACACCCGCAGCACCACTTCTCTCGGCTGTGGTTCACTATCCCCTGCCCCCTGCCCCCTGCCCCCTGTTTTCTGTCCCGGCACGCCGTCGCCAGCACCCAGGCATTCGATCAAGGTCCGTTGCAGTTTGAAACCGGCCCGTTCGACACGCTGCAAAATGATTTGGCCGCAGGCGCGGGCTTTTTCGACGCAATCTTCACCGTAGGCCAACAACTGCCCGCTGGCGGTGAAGCCGTCTGCATACGCCAGAGACACTTTGTAATTTTCCGGCGCTGATCGGCCGGTAGCGCCGCGCACGGCGACCTGATTGGGCTCGATTTCTTCCACATCTATCGTCGTGAAATCGACATCGACATCTGGCGTTAAATAATGGGCCGGGTCGCCGATTTCGTACACCAATTGTTCAATCACCGTGTGTCGGTTGACCGCGCCGTCGGTGCCGGTCGGTTTGGTAATTGTGCATGAGCCATCGGTGTGAATTTCCGCGATTGGGTAACCGACATTCGCCAAATCCAAGTTTTGCCAGTGACAATACAGTCCGCCGGTGACTTGCGCGCCGCATTCAATGAGATGACCGGCGACGCTTGCGCCGGCCAAGAAATTCCAATCGTTCCAGTTGCGTTTCATTTCGTACATGGCCGGGCCGACAGTCAGCGAGGCATCCGCCACGCGGCCGGTGATGACAATTCGCGCACCGCCGCCCAGCGCTTCGGCAACGGGTCGCGCGCCCAAATAAGCGTTGGCGCAAACCACGGGATGAGGCAATTTGGAAAGCGGTTGATTTGTTTCGAGATTTTCAAAGCGGCAGCCGGCGGCCTGCAATTCCTGGAGGCGCGGAAGCAAATCGTCGCCGGTCACTATGCCGATGGCGGTTTCGCCTAAGCCTGCCGCTGCCAGAATTTTTCCAGCCGCAGCGGCACAAGCCAGCGGATTGACGCCGCCGGCGTTCGTGATAATTTTCAATTGCGGCTGCGTTTTCAGCGCCGGCAGCAGGCTTTGCAGCACCTGGAGAAAGTCGGTTGCATAACCGGCGGTCGAGTCTTTCTGGCGCTGGCGGGCCAAAATCGACATCGTCAATTCGGCCAGATATTCCAGCGTGAGATAATCGACCCGTGCGTTTTTCACCAACAGCCGAGGCGCATCGAGATTGTCTCCCAAAAAACCCGCGCCGTTGGCGATTTTGATGGTCATGTCAATCAGTTTGCACGATCCGGACGAAGTAATTGCAACTTACGAATCCGCTGACATTTTATGTTCCATCCGAAACTTATGTCACACCTGAAACACGCCCAGGCGGAATGGCTCAGGTTCCGCATGCCTAGTGGCGCATTGCAAGGCGAAAACTAACGCTTCGCGGGTGGTGGCGGGATCCAAAATAGCATCGACCCAGCCGTGGGCGGCGGCGTAACGAACATCGGTTTGGCGATCGTAATCGGCTTTCACTGTTTCGCGCAATTGTTCCAGTTCGGCGGCGTCGACGGTGCTGCCTTCGCGCTGCAGGCTTTTCACGGCCACATCCAGCAGTGTGTCGGACGCCTGTTCGCCTCCCATCACCGCCACATGCGCGGTGGGCCAGGCGAAAATGAATCGCGGATCGAAGGCTTTACCGCACAGGGCGTAATTGCCCGCGCCGTAGGAGCCGCCGGTAATGACGGTGATTTTCGGCACGCGGCTGTTGCTGATGGCGCTGACTAATTTAGCCCCGGCTTTAATGATGCCGGAGCGTTCGGCATCGCGGCCGACCATGAAGCCGTTCACGTCTTGCAAAAACAAAATCGGCAGCCAGTCCTGATTGCAATTCATCACGAACCGCGCCGCTTTCTCGGCACTATCGACGTACAGCACGCCGCCGAATTGAAACGGACCGTCGGCAGGCCGCACCCGATGATGTTGGTTCGCCACAACGCCCACGGTGAAGCCGCCCAGACGGGCTGTGCCACAGACCACGGTTTGACCATATTCCAGCTTGAACTCGTCGAAGGTGCCGGTGTCGAGCAGGCAATCGAGAATCTCGCGCACTTCGTAGTCGCCGTGAGCTTTGTCTGACAAAATGCGGTGAATTTCGGCGGCAGAACGTCCGGGCGGTTTTGCTTCGTCGCGTCGAAATGGCGGGGCGGGTTGTGCTTCGTCGGGTCGGACTGCAGCGGCCAAACGGCGCAACCGCTGCAAGCAGGCTTCGTCTGTGGAGTCGCGGTAATCGATGGTGCCGCTGATTTGGGCGTGCATCGCCGCGCCTCCCAACTCTTCGTGCGACACTTCCTGCCCAATGGCGCTACGCACCAATGCCGGCCCGGCCAGGTACAATCCGGAGCCTTCGGTCATGAGTAACTTGTCGCACAGCACGGGCAGATAACCGCCGCCAGCCACGCAATTGCCCATGATGGCGGCGGTTTGTTGCAGGCCGAGCGCGGAAATCACCGCGTTGTTGCGGAAGATGCGGCCGAAATCGTCTTCGTCCGGGAATACGTCTTCCTGAAGCGGGAGGAAAATGCCCGCTGAATCGACTAGGTAAATAATCGGCAGGCGATTTTGCACGGCGATGCGCTGAGCGCGCAGCACTTTTTTGGCGGTGGCGGGAAAGAACGCGCCGGCTTTCACGGTGGCATCGTTGGCAATAATCATGTGCCGCCGGCCGCTGATCGTGCCAATGCCGGTGACCACACCCGCCGCTGGCGCGCCGCCCCATTGACTGTACATGCCCCATGCCGCCCACAGGCCGAGTTCGAAGAACGTGCTGTCGGGATCGATGAGTTTTTCGATTCGCTGGCGCGCCGTGAGCCGATTTTTTTTATGCTGCCGGTCGATAGCCGCTTGCCC
Proteins encoded in this window:
- a CDS encoding serine/threonine-protein kinase, giving the protein MIESSRPSLPPAEPATVALNALVERADALLAAWQGDDLPPDLSQFLPAEPPALRSLTLIELIKIDLEYRWQHHELPKQVEEYVEEFPELASAGEIPCELICEEYRVRRLTADPPRSDEYYTRFPRQANRLKRMLAIDPNRTASTTLLTGARDPDFEVGQQIDDFDLLVRLGKGSFGLVFLARQRSMQRLVALKISRNKGAEPQTLAQLDHPHIVRVYDQRLLPDKRMQLMYMQHIPGGTLQDVLELARQQAPALRSGKTVVQSIDQALERHGESPPSESGARRRMNAMTWPEAVCWLGARLAAALEYAHQRGVLHRDVKPANVLLAADGAPKLVDFNVSYGSKLEGATAAAFFGGSPAYMSPEQIEAYNPDHDRKPDELDGRSDVYSLGVVLWEMLTGSRPFVDDRPEDCINDTPKLLARLTQRRQAGLTAVTLATLPPDLPPGLQSVLTACLSPNVKDRPASAGLLQRQLELCLKPRVQRLLRPSPGSLRQRLRRWPFWFFVCVGLMPSVIFSGLNLRFNSIEFIPLPDSPSNTAIHDFFWDVEVPVVNAVSFPIAVLLVFYVAWPVLIAVGRVGSGKQIPPEEHSRLRRRALWVGDSAAWVGMALWVISGIVFPAWQHLHFGDIEGIGFDQYRNFLASQIVCGWISSTLTFYLLTFMFVRAFYPVLVRPEQTNPSEVDHLERVGRRCGWGLYLTLAAPFCAVGLLAVSGLKEDSQKIWMGALAIIGLGVTLLSYYILQLIRTDLAALEVAIDPSRDATSVSTDTVDSLWTGTR
- a CDS encoding enoyl-CoA hydratase/isomerase family protein, which gives rise to MSNGASLVKVHIHEHTGTLILNRPDKRNALTRALIAQLMQGLEDLRCERRVRTIVLAGSGSAFCAGMDLNEMQETAQAPNAHELWRDDAALYRDLVEAILRLPKPVVAAVGGPAVAGGAGLALACDIVLASPEAKFGLPEPKRGIAAGLIAPLLTFRLGAGRAAYLLLSAQLISAEEAFRIGIYHELMPGKKLWPRAHQLSGEIAACAPEAMLLTKRMLNETIGENLNTLLTAGAAVSATARTTEAAAEGLAAFLEKREPKFS
- a CDS encoding acyclic terpene utilization AtuA family protein, translating into MTIKIANGAGFLGDNLDAPRLLVKNARVDYLTLEYLAELTMSILARQRQKDSTAGYATDFLQVLQSLLPALKTQPQLKIITNAGGVNPLACAAAAGKILAAAGLGETAIGIVTGDDLLPRLQELQAAGCRFENLETNQPLSKLPHPVVCANAYLGARPVAEALGGGARIVITGRVADASLTVGPAMYEMKRNWNDWNFLAGASVAGHLIECGAQVTGGLYCHWQNLDLANVGYPIAEIHTDGSCTITKPTGTDGAVNRHTVIEQLVYEIGDPAHYLTPDVDVDFTTIDVEEIEPNQVAVRGATGRSAPENYKVSLAYADGFTASGQLLAYGEDCVEKARACGQIILQRVERAGFKLQRTLIECLGAGDGVPGQKTGGRGQGAGDSEPQPREVVLRVSVRDSRREAVERFAKEIAPLITSGPPGLAGYATGRPQVRPVFAYWPTLVPKRFVQPTVFVQVAHQWRNAV
- a CDS encoding acyl-CoA carboxylase subunit beta, whose translation is MSQTAQPSLAELIAQLAEQEADIRLGGGQAAIDRQHKKNRLTARQRIEKLIDPDSTFFELGLWAAWGMYSQWGGAPAAGVVTGIGTISGRRHMIIANDATVKAGAFFPATAKKVLRAQRIAVQNRLPIIYLVDSAGIFLPLQEDVFPDEDDFGRIFRNNAVISALGLQQTAAIMGNCVAGGGYLPVLCDKLLMTEGSGLYLAGPALVRSAIGQEVSHEELGGAAMHAQISGTIDYRDSTDEACLQRLRRLAAAVRPDEAQPAPPFRRDEAKPPGRSAAEIHRILSDKAHGDYEVREILDCLLDTGTFDEFKLEYGQTVVCGTARLGGFTVGVVANQHHRVRPADGPFQFGGVLYVDSAEKAARFVMNCNQDWLPILFLQDVNGFMVGRDAERSGIIKAGAKLVSAISNSRVPKITVITGGSYGAGNYALCGKAFDPRFIFAWPTAHVAVMGGEQASDTLLDVAVKSLQREGSTVDAAELEQLRETVKADYDRQTDVRYAAAHGWVDAILDPATTREALVFALQCATRHAEPEPFRLGVFQV